A genome region from Geodermatophilus bullaregiensis includes the following:
- a CDS encoding SIR2 family NAD-dependent protein deacylase, giving the protein MTGDVPDPLPGWLSGAGRVTVLTGAGISTDSGIPDYRGPNGVWTRDPDAEKLVTLSYYVTDPGIRRKAWRMRADLRAGDVTPNAGHRALVDLERQGRLRALLTQNVDGLHQAAGSAPERVLELHGTVHAVQCLSCGDRTSMDSAMERIDAGDPDPACLVCGGILKSATVSFGQALDGAVLDAAAAAAADCDVFLTVGTSLVVYPVAGLVEVAAASGARVVVVNAEPTPYDGLADLVVREPISTALPRLVARA; this is encoded by the coding sequence GTGACCGGCGACGTCCCCGACCCGCTGCCCGGCTGGCTCTCCGGTGCCGGGCGGGTCACGGTGCTGACCGGCGCGGGGATCTCCACCGACAGCGGCATCCCCGACTACCGCGGACCGAACGGCGTGTGGACCCGCGACCCGGACGCCGAGAAGCTCGTCACGCTGTCCTACTACGTGACCGACCCGGGGATCCGCCGCAAGGCCTGGCGCATGCGCGCCGACCTGCGGGCCGGCGACGTCACCCCCAACGCCGGGCATCGCGCGCTGGTCGACCTCGAGCGGCAGGGCCGGCTGCGCGCGCTGCTGACCCAGAACGTCGACGGGCTGCACCAGGCCGCCGGCTCCGCGCCGGAGCGGGTGCTCGAGCTGCACGGCACGGTGCACGCGGTGCAGTGCCTCTCCTGCGGTGACCGGACGTCGATGGACAGCGCGATGGAGCGGATCGACGCCGGCGACCCCGACCCGGCCTGCCTCGTCTGCGGCGGCATCCTCAAGTCGGCGACGGTCAGCTTCGGCCAGGCCCTCGACGGCGCCGTGCTCGACGCCGCCGCGGCGGCCGCCGCCGACTGCGACGTGTTCCTCACCGTGGGCACCTCGCTCGTGGTGTACCCGGTCGCCGGGCTGGTCGAGGTCGCCGCGGCGTCCGGCGCGCGGGTGGTCGTCGTCAACGCCGAGCCGACGCCCTACGACGGGCTGGCCGACCTCGTCGTCCGGGAGCCCATCTCGACGGCGCTGCCGCGGCTGGTGGCCCGGGCGTGA
- a CDS encoding serine/threonine-protein kinase yields the protein MSTSPRLQVPDGADGDRKVVVGRYRLGERLGAGGMSTVWRAEDLLLGRVVAVKELTFPVGASAADREVMQERMRREGRAAAGLDHPDIVTVHDVVEEGAATFLVMQYVPARTLTEVVEQDGPLSPQAAARVGLAVLGALRAVHARGVVHRDVKPSNVLVSSQDPSDPVGHVLLADFGIASVPGDPSLTSTGLLVGSPGYMAPERARGDEPGPASDLWALGATLFTAVEGRPPYEGRDPMTTLALVMVGDHAPYLRAGLLAPVLEGLLQRDPAARTTADEAARALARVARTPLRGGVPPATVPPGAVAPDAPARTAALHVEGDGRPSGTGAMPVPGTIPDRPRVVVGPRRSPRRRARRLLAAGLLVATLLGIVLVVVLGRGEGGTPDGAARSSDGATASAAGLPPLPSDAETPDERLRATVTALRAATDGDPASVGAAGGEVLAGLEEVARRQGPARRSAALVASGTVADAVSAGTLTPAVGERVRQVLGEVARPGRLVDLVETVAHDPPAIGPAGPGLLEELVALDHQVPGGEIADRAAALVGRVTEASATGEVSEAFAAAALPTLSGLADPAADQALRVLLADVERDPGRVGPAAEEVLASLRAIAELPVFDQGNEAAALLALLRDQSRVTPAFRDQAVPVLTPLVR from the coding sequence GTGTCCACGAGCCCCCGGCTCCAGGTCCCGGACGGCGCCGACGGGGACCGGAAGGTCGTCGTGGGCCGCTACCGCCTCGGCGAGCGCCTCGGCGCCGGCGGGATGAGCACGGTCTGGCGGGCGGAGGACCTGCTGCTCGGGCGGGTCGTCGCGGTCAAGGAGCTCACGTTCCCCGTGGGTGCCTCCGCCGCCGACCGCGAGGTGATGCAGGAGCGCATGCGGCGGGAGGGGCGGGCCGCGGCGGGGCTCGACCACCCCGACATCGTCACCGTCCACGACGTCGTCGAGGAGGGCGCAGCCACCTTCCTGGTCATGCAGTACGTCCCGGCCCGGACGCTGACCGAGGTCGTCGAGCAGGACGGCCCGCTGTCGCCGCAGGCTGCCGCACGGGTCGGGCTGGCCGTCCTCGGCGCGCTCCGGGCCGTGCACGCGCGGGGTGTCGTCCACCGGGACGTCAAGCCCTCCAACGTCCTGGTGTCCTCGCAGGACCCGTCCGACCCCGTCGGCCACGTCCTGCTCGCCGACTTCGGGATCGCCTCCGTGCCGGGCGACCCGAGCCTGACCTCGACGGGGCTGCTGGTCGGCTCGCCGGGGTACATGGCACCGGAACGGGCGCGTGGTGACGAGCCGGGGCCTGCCTCCGACCTCTGGGCGCTCGGCGCGACGCTGTTCACCGCCGTGGAGGGCCGGCCGCCCTACGAGGGCCGCGACCCGATGACCACGCTGGCCCTCGTCATGGTCGGCGACCACGCTCCCTACCTGCGCGCCGGCCTGCTCGCCCCGGTGCTGGAGGGGCTGCTGCAGCGCGATCCCGCGGCGCGGACCACCGCCGACGAGGCGGCGCGGGCCCTGGCCCGGGTCGCGCGGACGCCGCTGCGGGGAGGGGTCCCGCCCGCGACCGTGCCCCCGGGAGCGGTCGCCCCGGACGCCCCGGCCCGCACCGCCGCGCTGCACGTCGAGGGGGACGGTCGTCCCTCCGGCACCGGCGCGATGCCCGTCCCCGGTACCATCCCCGACCGGCCCCGGGTCGTCGTCGGCCCCCGGCGCTCGCCCCGCCGCCGCGCCCGGCGGCTGCTGGCCGCCGGCCTGCTGGTGGCCACCCTGCTGGGGATCGTGCTCGTTGTCGTCCTGGGCCGCGGCGAGGGCGGGACGCCGGACGGCGCCGCGCGGTCCTCCGACGGTGCGACCGCGTCGGCCGCCGGCCTGCCGCCCCTGCCCTCCGACGCCGAGACGCCGGACGAACGGTTGCGGGCCACGGTCACCGCCCTGCGGGCCGCCACGGACGGGGACCCCGCGTCGGTCGGGGCCGCCGGCGGGGAAGTCCTGGCGGGCTTGGAGGAGGTGGCGCGCAGGCAGGGCCCGGCGCGCCGGTCGGCCGCGCTGGTGGCCTCCGGCACGGTCGCCGACGCCGTCTCGGCGGGCACGCTGACCCCGGCGGTGGGGGAGCGGGTCCGGCAGGTGCTCGGCGAGGTCGCGCGGCCCGGGCGCCTGGTGGACCTCGTGGAGACGGTGGCCCACGACCCGCCGGCGATCGGGCCGGCCGGACCCGGGCTGCTGGAGGAGCTCGTGGCCCTGGACCACCAGGTTCCCGGCGGCGAGATCGCGGACCGGGCCGCGGCCCTGGTCGGCCGCGTGACCGAGGCGAGCGCGACGGGGGAGGTCAGCGAGGCCTTCGCCGCCGCGGCGCTGCCCACGCTGAGCGGGCTGGCCGACCCCGCCGCCGACCAGGCCCTGCGCGTCCTCCTCGCCGACGTCGAGCGCGACCCCGGCCGGGTCGGGCCCGCCGCCGAGGAGGTCCTGGCGTCCCTGCGGGCCATCGCCGAGCTGCCCGTCTTCGACCAGGGCAACGAGGCGGCCGCGCTGCTGGCGCTCCTCCGGGACCAGAGCCGGGTCACCCCGGCGTTCCGCGACCAGGCGGTCCCGGTCCTGACCCCGCTGGTGCGCTGA
- a CDS encoding AMP-binding protein, whose protein sequence is MRVPLTTRDFLDRAELVYGDRVGIVDEPNQPAPSLGEVSYREVARRGRALQAGLDALGVGEGERIAVVSHNAGRLLECLLALPSSGRVVVPVNFRLQPEEVSYIVGHSGARVLFVDPELEASLKSVEAEHRFTTGEEYEQLLRYDTEPVPWSEPDEDATATINYTSGTTARPKGVQMTHRNEWVNAVTFGMHVQVGDRDVYMHTLPMFHCNGWGLPYTMAGLGARQVVIRKIDGAEILRRVEQHGVTVMAGAPAVWNAVLDAAADWDGEVPGRDRVRIVVAGAPPPSKTIARVEAELGWEFNQIYGLTETAPLVTVNRPRAEFDDLEPEERAKRLSRAGVPALGTRLETSGSGEVLVRSNTVLAGYWQNPDASGEALEGGWFHTGDGGSLDEGGYLTISDRKKDVIITGGENVSSIEVEDAVFSHPAVAEVAVIGIPDEKWGEMVTALVVVAEGQQVTEEEIVAHCRGRIAGYKIPKRVEFRGELARTATGKIQKFKLREAFWSDADRQVN, encoded by the coding sequence ATGCGCGTGCCCTTGACCACCCGTGACTTCCTCGACCGCGCCGAGCTCGTCTACGGCGACCGGGTCGGCATCGTCGACGAGCCGAACCAGCCGGCACCGTCGCTGGGCGAGGTCTCCTACCGCGAGGTGGCCCGCCGCGGACGGGCGCTGCAGGCCGGGCTCGACGCGCTCGGCGTGGGGGAGGGCGAGCGGATCGCCGTCGTCAGCCACAACGCCGGCCGGCTGCTCGAGTGCCTGCTGGCCCTGCCCTCGTCCGGGCGGGTCGTCGTCCCGGTGAACTTCCGGCTGCAGCCGGAGGAGGTCAGCTACATCGTCGGCCACAGCGGCGCGCGGGTGCTGTTCGTCGACCCGGAGCTGGAGGCCTCGCTCAAGAGCGTGGAGGCCGAGCACCGGTTCACCACCGGCGAGGAGTACGAGCAGCTGCTGCGGTACGACACCGAGCCGGTGCCGTGGTCGGAGCCGGACGAGGACGCCACCGCCACGATCAACTACACCAGCGGGACGACGGCCCGGCCCAAGGGCGTGCAGATGACCCACCGCAACGAGTGGGTCAACGCGGTCACCTTCGGCATGCACGTGCAGGTCGGCGACCGCGACGTCTACATGCACACGCTGCCGATGTTCCACTGCAACGGCTGGGGGCTGCCGTACACGATGGCCGGCCTCGGCGCGCGCCAGGTGGTGATCCGCAAGATCGACGGCGCGGAGATCCTGCGCCGCGTCGAGCAGCACGGGGTGACGGTGATGGCCGGGGCGCCCGCGGTGTGGAACGCGGTCCTGGACGCCGCGGCCGACTGGGACGGCGAGGTCCCCGGCCGCGACCGGGTGCGGATCGTCGTGGCCGGCGCGCCGCCGCCGTCGAAGACCATCGCGCGGGTCGAGGCGGAACTGGGCTGGGAGTTCAACCAGATCTACGGCCTGACCGAGACCGCCCCGCTGGTCACCGTCAACCGGCCGCGCGCCGAGTTCGACGACCTCGAGCCGGAGGAGCGCGCCAAGCGGCTGTCCCGGGCCGGGGTGCCGGCCCTGGGCACCCGGCTGGAGACCAGTGGGAGCGGCGAGGTGCTGGTGCGCAGCAACACCGTGCTCGCCGGCTACTGGCAGAACCCCGACGCCTCCGGCGAGGCGCTCGAGGGCGGCTGGTTCCACACCGGCGACGGCGGCAGCCTCGACGAGGGCGGCTACCTGACCATCTCCGACCGCAAGAAGGACGTGATCATCACCGGCGGGGAGAACGTCTCGTCGATCGAGGTCGAGGACGCGGTCTTCAGCCACCCGGCCGTCGCGGAGGTCGCCGTCATCGGCATCCCCGACGAGAAGTGGGGCGAGATGGTCACCGCCCTGGTGGTGGTCGCCGAGGGCCAGCAGGTCACCGAGGAGGAGATCGTCGCCCACTGCCGCGGCCGGATCGCCGGGTACAAGATCCCCAAGCGGGTGGAGTTCCGGGGCGAGCTGGCCCGCACCGCCACCGGCAAGATCCAGAAGTTCAAGCTGCGCGAGGCCTTCTGGTCCGACGCCGACCGCCAGGTGAACTAG
- a CDS encoding DUF1772 domain-containing protein: MTLLVVHLALTAAYAGFQWTVRVLVYPQFAGVPDAAFPAYERAHQRRVSRVVGPLFAGQAVTTLWLLAARPAGVPLVPVLAGAACLAVVLGVTAVLAVPLHRRLGEGWDGGTHRRLLRADTARAVAATAGTLAAAWLVLTADG, from the coding sequence GTGACGCTGCTCGTCGTCCACCTCGCGCTGACTGCGGCCTACGCCGGCTTCCAGTGGACCGTGCGGGTGCTGGTCTACCCGCAGTTCGCCGGCGTGCCCGACGCGGCGTTCCCCGCCTACGAGCGGGCCCACCAGCGGCGGGTCAGCCGGGTGGTCGGGCCGCTGTTCGCCGGCCAGGCGGTCACCACGCTGTGGTTGCTGGCCGCGCGCCCGGCCGGGGTGCCGCTGGTCCCGGTGCTCGCCGGCGCCGCCTGCCTCGCCGTCGTCCTGGGGGTGACCGCGGTGCTGGCCGTCCCGCTGCACCGCCGGCTGGGGGAGGGGTGGGACGGCGGCACGCACCGGCGGCTGCTGCGCGCCGACACCGCCCGCGCGGTCGCCGCCACCGCCGGGACGCTCGCCGCCGCGTGGCTGGTGCTGACCGCGGACGGCTGA
- a CDS encoding aconitate hydratase: protein MAASKDSFGARSTLSVDGTDYDIYRLDAVEGSGKLPFSLKVLLENLLRTEDGADITADHIRAIANWDPSAEPDQEIQFTPARVVMQDFTGVPCIVDLATMREAMADLGGDPNKINPLAPAELVIDHSVIADVFGTPESFERNVEIEYERNGERYQFLRWGQGAFDDFKVVPPGTGIVHQVNIEHLARVVFPRPEGDRVVAYPDTCVGTDSHTTMVNGLGVLGWGVGGIEAEAAMLGQPVSMLIPRVVGFKLTGELPDGATATDLVLTITEMLRQHGVVGKFVEFYGQGVSAVPLANRATIGNMSPEFGSTAAMFPIDEETITYLQLTGRSEEQVKLVEAYAKEQGLWHDPSREPAFSEYLELDLATVVPSIAGPKRPQDRVAITDAKHAFRAALADYVSDDETGGEDRKPGVPANEQPYGVESSVDEASAESFPASDPASPAPGTGHGNGSAGQPHHYENDAVSRRPSKRTRVVMEDGTETFVDHGSVVIAAITSCTNTSNPQVMIGAALLAKNAVERGLTTKPWVKTTLAPGSKVVMDYYEKAELTPYLEKLGFYLVGYGCTTCIGNSGPLPEPVSQAVNEADLAVVSVLSGNRNFEGRINPDVKMNYLASPPLVIAYALAGSMDVDLNNDPLGQDEDGNDVFLHDIWPSPQEVQRVIDHAVSAEMFSKDYADVFAGTEQWQNLPTPTGDTFAWDPQSTYVRRPPYFEGMPAEPSPVQDISGARTLAVLGDSVTTDHISPAGSIKADSPAGKYLSEHGVQRRDFNSYGSRRGNHEVMIRGTFANIRLRNQLVPGTEGGVTKNHLTGETTTIYDASVAYQEQGIPLVVLAGKEYGSGSSRDWAAKGTALLGVRAVIAESYERIHRSNLIGMGVLPLQYPEGQNRESLGLTGDEEFTITGITALDDGETPRTVKVRAGDVEFDARVRIDTPGEANYYRNGGIMQYVLRSLRGSAA from the coding sequence GTGGCAGCCAGCAAGGACAGCTTCGGGGCCCGGTCGACGCTGAGCGTCGACGGCACCGACTACGACATCTACCGGCTCGACGCGGTCGAGGGCTCCGGCAAGCTCCCCTTCAGCCTGAAGGTCCTGCTCGAGAACCTGCTGCGCACCGAGGACGGCGCGGACATCACCGCCGACCACATCCGGGCGATCGCGAACTGGGACCCGTCGGCCGAGCCCGACCAGGAGATCCAGTTCACCCCGGCCCGCGTGGTCATGCAGGACTTCACCGGCGTCCCGTGCATCGTCGACCTGGCCACCATGCGCGAGGCCATGGCCGACCTCGGCGGCGACCCGAACAAGATCAACCCGCTGGCGCCGGCCGAGCTGGTCATCGACCACTCGGTGATCGCCGACGTCTTCGGCACCCCGGAGAGCTTCGAGCGCAACGTCGAGATCGAGTACGAGCGCAACGGCGAGCGCTACCAGTTCCTGCGCTGGGGTCAGGGCGCCTTCGACGACTTCAAGGTCGTCCCGCCCGGCACCGGCATCGTCCACCAGGTCAACATCGAGCACCTGGCGCGCGTGGTCTTCCCGCGCCCGGAGGGCGACCGCGTGGTGGCCTACCCCGACACCTGCGTGGGCACCGACAGCCACACCACGATGGTCAACGGGCTGGGCGTGCTGGGCTGGGGCGTCGGCGGCATCGAGGCCGAGGCCGCCATGCTCGGCCAGCCGGTGTCGATGCTCATCCCGCGCGTCGTCGGCTTCAAGCTGACCGGCGAGCTGCCCGACGGGGCCACCGCCACCGACCTGGTCCTCACGATCACCGAGATGCTGCGCCAGCACGGCGTCGTCGGGAAGTTCGTCGAGTTCTACGGTCAGGGCGTCTCCGCGGTGCCGCTGGCCAACCGCGCCACGATCGGCAACATGAGCCCGGAGTTCGGCTCGACCGCGGCGATGTTCCCCATCGACGAGGAGACCATCACCTACCTGCAGCTGACCGGCCGCAGCGAGGAGCAGGTCAAGCTCGTCGAGGCCTACGCCAAGGAGCAGGGCCTCTGGCACGACCCGTCGCGCGAGCCGGCCTTCTCCGAGTACCTGGAGCTGGACCTCGCCACCGTCGTCCCCTCGATCGCCGGACCGAAGCGGCCGCAGGACCGGGTGGCGATCACCGACGCCAAGCACGCCTTCCGCGCCGCGCTGGCCGACTACGTCTCCGACGACGAGACCGGCGGCGAGGACCGCAAGCCCGGCGTCCCGGCCAACGAGCAGCCCTACGGCGTCGAGTCCTCCGTCGACGAGGCCTCGGCCGAGTCCTTCCCGGCCTCCGACCCGGCCAGCCCGGCCCCGGGCACCGGGCACGGCAACGGCAGCGCCGGCCAGCCGCACCACTACGAGAACGACGCCGTCTCCAGGCGGCCCTCGAAGCGGACCCGCGTGGTCATGGAGGACGGCACGGAGACGTTCGTCGACCACGGCTCGGTCGTGATCGCGGCGATCACCTCGTGCACCAACACCTCCAACCCGCAGGTCATGATCGGCGCCGCGCTGCTGGCCAAGAACGCCGTCGAGCGCGGCCTGACCACCAAGCCGTGGGTGAAGACGACGCTGGCCCCCGGGTCCAAGGTCGTCATGGACTACTACGAGAAGGCGGAGCTCACCCCGTACCTGGAGAAGCTCGGCTTCTACCTGGTCGGCTACGGCTGCACGACCTGCATCGGCAACTCCGGCCCGCTGCCGGAGCCGGTCAGCCAGGCGGTCAACGAGGCCGACCTCGCCGTCGTCTCGGTGCTCTCGGGCAACCGCAACTTCGAGGGCCGGATCAACCCCGACGTCAAGATGAACTACCTGGCCTCCCCGCCGCTGGTCATCGCCTACGCGCTGGCCGGGTCCATGGACGTCGACCTGAACAACGACCCCCTGGGCCAGGACGAGGACGGCAACGACGTCTTCCTGCACGACATCTGGCCGTCCCCGCAGGAGGTCCAGCGGGTCATCGACCACGCCGTCTCCGCGGAGATGTTCAGCAAGGACTACGCCGACGTCTTCGCCGGCACCGAGCAGTGGCAGAACCTGCCCACGCCGACCGGCGACACCTTCGCGTGGGACCCGCAGAGCACCTACGTGCGGCGTCCCCCGTACTTCGAGGGCATGCCGGCCGAGCCGTCCCCGGTGCAGGACATCTCCGGCGCCCGGACGCTGGCGGTGCTCGGGGACTCGGTGACCACCGACCACATCTCCCCCGCCGGGTCGATCAAGGCCGACAGCCCGGCCGGGAAGTACCTGTCCGAGCACGGCGTGCAGCGCCGCGACTTCAACTCCTACGGCTCCCGGCGCGGGAACCACGAGGTGATGATCCGCGGCACGTTCGCCAACATCCGGCTGCGCAACCAGCTGGTGCCCGGCACCGAGGGCGGCGTCACCAAGAACCACCTGACCGGCGAGACGACCACGATCTACGACGCGTCGGTCGCCTACCAGGAGCAGGGCATCCCGCTGGTCGTGCTGGCCGGCAAGGAGTACGGCTCGGGCTCCTCGCGGGACTGGGCGGCCAAGGGGACGGCGCTGCTGGGCGTCAGGGCGGTCATCGCCGAGAGCTACGAGCGGATCCACCGCTCCAACCTCATCGGCATGGGCGTGCTGCCGCTGCAGTACCCGGAGGGGCAGAACCGCGAGTCTCTCGGCCTGACCGGCGACGAGGAGTTCACGATCACCGGGATCACCGCGCTCGACGACGGCGAGACGCCGCGCACGGTGAAGGTCAGGGCCGGGGACGTCGAGTTCGACGCCCGCGTCCGCATCGACACCCCCGGTGAGGCGAACTACTACCGCAACGGCGGGATCATGCAGTACGTCCTGCGCTCGCTGCGGGGCTCGGCCGCCTGA
- a CDS encoding C40 family peptidase — protein sequence MGTRARTRHRTARRWGARAAGTVLAGLVVAGLTPGVASAAPSDAEIAAAEAARDAAAAAVGVLGAQLADAEAAAASAHQAAQIALQDYEETQAAYEAARADAAAAAAAVVQADADLAGGRSDVAAFARDSYVQGTTAPGAAALMSSDGPAQLIERAALLEAAGTHRADVLATLTVLQEQATTAREQAAAASVQAESLQAQAATQLAGAQAQEVSAREQTAALAEQRDALAARAGAAGQQVAGMQAEQDAAEAAAAEAAAAEAAAAAAARAAASRPAAAPPAPVSSAPAPAPVPAPAPASSPSPSSGGASSSSSSTSSSSTSANSSATSGTPSSNPTPPPATTAGAPSASAVDTAVAAAVSQRGLPYSWGGGGSNGPSYGIPPDTGIYGFDCSGLTQYAYGRAGIQIGGTSRDQWWRFRGSTVARADLRAGDLVFWSSGSSYTSIYHVALYIGNGKVVQAPQSGDVVKVSSMWFGSDYFGAVRPTG from the coding sequence GTGGGCACGCGAGCGCGCACTCGACACCGCACGGCGCGACGCTGGGGCGCACGGGCGGCCGGGACGGTGCTGGCCGGCCTCGTCGTCGCCGGGCTGACCCCGGGGGTGGCGTCCGCGGCCCCCAGCGACGCCGAGATCGCCGCAGCCGAGGCCGCGCGCGACGCCGCCGCGGCCGCGGTCGGCGTGCTCGGCGCGCAGCTGGCCGACGCCGAGGCGGCTGCCGCCTCCGCGCACCAGGCGGCGCAGATCGCGCTGCAGGACTACGAGGAGACCCAGGCCGCCTACGAGGCCGCCCGCGCGGACGCCGCCGCCGCCGCGGCCGCCGTCGTGCAGGCCGACGCCGACCTGGCCGGCGGCCGCTCCGACGTCGCCGCCTTCGCCCGCGACAGCTACGTGCAGGGCACCACCGCGCCCGGTGCCGCCGCGCTCATGAGCAGCGACGGCCCGGCACAGCTGATCGAGCGCGCCGCGCTGCTCGAGGCGGCCGGCACCCACCGGGCCGACGTCCTCGCCACGCTGACCGTCCTCCAGGAGCAGGCCACCACCGCCCGCGAGCAGGCCGCCGCCGCGTCGGTGCAGGCCGAGTCGCTGCAGGCGCAGGCCGCCACGCAGCTGGCCGGCGCCCAGGCGCAGGAGGTCTCCGCCCGCGAGCAGACCGCCGCGCTCGCGGAGCAGCGCGACGCCCTCGCCGCCCGGGCCGGAGCCGCCGGGCAGCAGGTCGCCGGGATGCAGGCGGAGCAGGACGCCGCCGAGGCCGCCGCCGCCGAGGCCGCCGCCGCCGAGGCCGCCGCTGCCGCTGCGGCACGGGCGGCCGCGTCCCGGCCGGCCGCCGCACCCCCGGCCCCGGTGTCGTCCGCACCGGCACCGGCTCCGGTTCCGGCTCCGGCTCCGGCGAGCAGCCCGTCCCCGAGCTCCGGTGGCGCGTCGTCGTCCAGCTCGTCGACCAGCTCCTCCTCGACGTCCGCGAACTCCTCGGCGACGAGCGGCACCCCGTCGTCGAACCCGACGCCGCCACCGGCGACCACGGCCGGCGCGCCCTCGGCCTCGGCCGTGGACACCGCCGTCGCGGCGGCCGTGTCGCAGCGCGGCCTGCCCTACAGCTGGGGCGGCGGCGGCAGCAACGGCCCGAGCTACGGCATCCCGCCGGACACCGGGATCTACGGCTTCGACTGCTCGGGGCTGACCCAGTACGCCTACGGGCGGGCCGGCATCCAGATCGGTGGCACCAGCCGCGACCAGTGGTGGCGCTTCCGCGGCTCGACCGTGGCGCGGGCGGACCTGCGCGCCGGTGACCTGGTGTTCTGGAGCTCGGGCAGCTCGTACACGTCGATCTACCACGTCGCGCTCTACATCGGGAACGGCAAGGTGGTGCAGGCCCCGCAGAGCGGCGACGTCGTCAAGGTGTCGTCGATGTGGTTCGGCAGCGACTACTTCGGGGCGGTCCGGCCGACCGGGTGA